In bacterium, a genomic segment contains:
- a CDS encoding SDR family NAD(P)-dependent oxidoreductase, translating into MQLSSESVVVITGASKGIGRATALRLAKYKCNFLLIARSDQLLQQLAKELEHLGAKAICIVGDLSKKTTSSKIAKCINQQFKRIDVLINNAGYGYYAPIEQINDKNLESIFRCNLLAPLWLMQKLTPLFKQQGFGHIVNISSVIGVRSIPGSSAYCMSKFALNALDESAYLELKPFGINFSLVCPGLTKTEFQENSNNAHLNPGLSNKIGASAESVAKAIDHAIASNTRRVYLTFWGKLLVYLQRMSPALLDWIMLHYYKKRAQKKSPIQTLSHKTRKSV; encoded by the coding sequence ATGCAACTTTCATCAGAATCTGTCGTTGTCATTACCGGTGCCTCAAAAGGCATAGGTAGAGCCACGGCTTTACGTTTGGCCAAATACAAATGTAACTTTTTGCTTATCGCCAGATCTGATCAGCTTTTACAGCAACTAGCCAAAGAGTTAGAGCACTTGGGTGCCAAAGCTATTTGCATTGTCGGCGATTTATCAAAAAAAACCACTTCAAGCAAAATAGCCAAGTGCATCAACCAACAGTTCAAACGCATTGATGTACTCATCAATAATGCAGGTTATGGTTACTATGCTCCTATTGAACAAATCAATGATAAAAACCTAGAAAGTATTTTTAGATGCAACCTTTTAGCACCCTTGTGGTTGATGCAAAAGTTAACGCCATTATTTAAGCAGCAAGGCTTTGGACATATTGTTAATATCTCTTCTGTTATAGGTGTCCGCTCTATCCCAGGAAGCAGTGCCTATTGCATGAGTAAATTTGCGCTCAATGCTTTAGATGAATCGGCATACCTAGAATTGAAACCTTTTGGCATTAATTTCAGTCTGGTGTGTCCAGGATTAACCAAAACAGAGTTTCAAGAAAACTCAAACAATGCCCATTTAAACCCAGGTCTATCCAATAAAATTGGCGCCAGCGCAGAGTCTGTTGCCAAAGCCATAGATCATGCCATAGCATCCAATACAAGAAGGGTTTATTTGACTTTTTGGGGTAAATTGTTGGTCTATTTGCAACGCATGTCGCCTGCTCTGCTTGACTGGATCATGCTTCATTACTATAAAAAAAGAGCCCAAAAAAAGAGCCCAATTCAAACTCTAAGCCACAAAACGAGGAAATCGGTATGA
- a CDS encoding VTC domain-containing protein, whose translation MRISSRIELKYPCSFDHLNKIKTILKDHPSWQFDDYCYDQKPYWVASLYWDSPNLINYHDSQDGVLKKSKLRLRSYASSDTNDTGFKVLKAEVKHRQGRVCYKAVKAIHPQILAQDYLLQNDCPSIFSPELWHYYRKNTPSYKKQVMQAVVTVLYQRLSFVHCNQKSRITLDSNIIPLSPDLFLQAFQQRCQTQSMLGVLELKDCDLKHAEINKIIALSDSKKEKFSKYNQALDTIIQKPIFAGLNRI comes from the coding sequence ATGCGCATATCTTCAAGAATAGAGTTAAAGTATCCCTGTTCTTTTGATCATTTAAATAAAATTAAAACAATACTCAAGGACCATCCAAGTTGGCAATTTGACGATTACTGTTATGATCAAAAACCCTACTGGGTGGCTTCCTTGTATTGGGACAGCCCTAATTTAATCAATTATCATGACTCGCAAGATGGTGTGTTGAAAAAATCAAAATTGCGTTTACGCAGCTATGCCAGCTCTGATACAAACGATACTGGCTTTAAAGTTTTAAAAGCAGAAGTCAAGCATAGACAAGGCAGAGTCTGCTACAAAGCAGTTAAAGCTATTCATCCTCAAATTCTTGCACAAGATTATCTTTTACAGAATGACTGCCCATCTATTTTTAGCCCTGAGCTTTGGCACTATTACAGAAAAAACACCCCTTCATATAAAAAACAAGTCATGCAGGCTGTGGTTACTGTTTTGTATCAACGCTTAAGCTTTGTTCACTGCAATCAAAAAAGCAGGATCACTTTAGATTCAAACATTATCCCTTTATCTCCAGATTTATTTTTACAAGCTTTTCAACAGCGCTGCCAGACGCAAAGCATGCTGGGTGTTTTGGAATTAAAGGATTGCGATCTTAAACATGCTGAAATCAATAAAATTATTGCTTTAAGTGATTCAAAAAAAGAAAAGTTTTCTAAATACAACCAAGCCTTAGATACAATCATCCAAAAACCGATCTTTGCCGGGCTTAATCGTATTTGA
- a CDS encoding DUF4956 domain-containing protein, translating to MDQLFSYFNYSQLQSPPMGSFDMVRLSMAIVLSFILSMMVSKFYQRFHRSRGLELHFLISLVLLSMVAAFIMQAVGNNLARAFSLAGALSIVRFRNAVKDIIDIVAIFFVMAIGIACGAGFFALAILSTVLISFLWWVISESMFAMTHEQLITLQFKASTPDLMIQTFKTDLKKTVLAADLRQINQAQNNENLYTFDLKLNGKVPADQWFENLKDLVNHKNISASDFSIYL from the coding sequence ATGGATCAGTTATTTTCTTACTTTAACTACAGTCAACTTCAATCTCCGCCCATGGGATCTTTTGATATGGTTCGCTTAAGTATGGCCATTGTTCTTAGTTTTATACTGAGCATGATGGTGAGTAAATTTTATCAGCGCTTTCATCGCAGCCGTGGCTTAGAGCTTCACTTCTTAATATCATTGGTTTTACTTAGCATGGTGGCTGCCTTTATCATGCAAGCGGTGGGCAATAACCTGGCCAGGGCTTTTTCTCTGGCTGGAGCTTTATCCATTGTGAGATTTAGAAATGCCGTTAAAGATATCATTGATATTGTTGCCATCTTCTTTGTCATGGCCATTGGCATTGCCTGCGGGGCCGGTTTTTTTGCTCTGGCTATTTTATCAACCGTACTGATCAGCTTTCTCTGGTGGGTTATCAGTGAAAGTATGTTTGCCATGACGCACGAACAATTGATTACCTTGCAATTTAAAGCTTCCACCCCAGACTTAATGATTCAAACCTTTAAAACTGATTTAAAAAAAACCGTCTTGGCTGCGGACTTAAGACAGATCAATCAAGCGCAAAACAATGAAAACCTTTATACCTTTGACTTAAAGCTTAATGGTAAAGTCCCTGCTGATCAATGGTTTGAAAACCTTAAAGATCTGGTTAATCATAAAAATATTTCTGCCAGTGATTTTTCTATCTACCTCTAG
- a CDS encoding CotH kinase family protein, with the protein MRIKLIGSKRFILQWIVLAVGTFYISEKIRFHYDLARFATVSRDLREVNIHDKKARSLYLKKHSQAKIYNALTWKVTYPTKINLPTIELKIPENTLRAWKNVKEKPHPDWKNAWAKTWEKNYQNIKVRIRGDYSYHWGVDTPSIKIKMEKGKSFLGYRKFNLINPRSATGVERVIGATLAKKIDLLSEDITFVRVFVNGQNWGPFQFVGALEEEWLRKHRELPGDIYSGEIEPVGRMFHPNQVFKLGTDVWADKKFWKKVSHNNNILKDDFLRLGQAQSVLQESFVNPSKDNRKKFEAIFDVESLVKLMALENWLGSRHTDRLHNWKILHDPATGKLKIIAWDLWGHGQGAEAKDIDLFWPLALPQLNILRYSDLYLKKNQYLYQLLKIEEKDRVTSNTLSFFKKNILPLYAQAKNVHQPLWFKLNENTGIGTALEIYRDEVYDDYQRVMQYALERSRVIKHALEEVKVEASIVSDHRQQDTLNLNIAGEAAIEWVSIDNQVVKNRVKGDDIQRVFYPRIELNEFENWHSSYRAIRVSQNHSYILKKGKGIQKLVFKNLVTGQFFDVQVEQNKNNGFNSKQSIQYNVISIKDPKPDVYIGPGRVTIKKDTVFLPGQKVIIVPGTTLSLGSKVNFIVQGDFIAKGTFDQPIVIKPIDQREAFGAVVVQSANKAVFDYFSINGGSGGQYNGALYTGMLSLYNVKDVKLKNFRAENNTVYDDMVNFKKVQSFKIDQSIFDSSFADGLDLDYATGVIEKSTFSNTGNDGVDMMGSEVKVRSCVFNANQDKAISIGEASVAILEENKFKNTALALAVKDLSIVQDSKSTFLNVETWAKAYQKSQYYYQGGILITDIKNSMLISSDQKSNIINQLDALKASRNVEVRVPMERQIDTFKLIQTRFLNQQ; encoded by the coding sequence ATGCGTATTAAATTAATAGGTTCAAAAAGATTTATTTTGCAATGGATCGTATTGGCCGTAGGTACTTTTTATATAAGTGAAAAAATTCGTTTCCACTATGATTTGGCTAGGTTTGCAACAGTTTCTCGTGACTTACGTGAAGTAAATATTCATGATAAAAAAGCGCGCAGCTTGTATCTAAAAAAGCATTCTCAAGCTAAAATATACAACGCTTTAACATGGAAGGTCACCTACCCAACCAAAATTAACTTGCCAACGATAGAGTTGAAGATCCCAGAAAATACTTTACGAGCATGGAAAAATGTTAAAGAAAAACCACATCCAGATTGGAAAAATGCTTGGGCAAAAACATGGGAAAAAAACTATCAAAATATAAAAGTTCGCATTCGAGGTGATTATTCTTATCATTGGGGAGTTGATACACCGTCAATAAAAATTAAAATGGAAAAGGGTAAAAGTTTTTTAGGTTATAGAAAGTTTAATTTAATTAACCCTAGAAGTGCAACAGGTGTCGAACGAGTTATAGGCGCTACATTAGCCAAAAAAATTGATTTATTAAGCGAAGATATTACTTTTGTTCGTGTTTTTGTCAATGGACAAAATTGGGGGCCATTTCAGTTTGTTGGAGCTTTAGAAGAAGAGTGGTTAAGGAAACATCGAGAGTTACCTGGGGACATTTACTCAGGAGAGATTGAACCCGTTGGACGTATGTTTCATCCTAATCAAGTTTTTAAGTTAGGTACAGACGTTTGGGCAGATAAAAAATTTTGGAAAAAGGTAAGCCACAATAACAATATCTTAAAAGATGACTTTTTAAGATTGGGGCAGGCTCAAAGTGTTCTGCAAGAAAGCTTTGTAAATCCTAGTAAAGATAATAGAAAAAAGTTTGAGGCGATTTTTGATGTTGAAAGCTTAGTAAAGTTAATGGCGTTAGAAAATTGGCTTGGCAGTAGGCATACGGATAGGTTGCACAACTGGAAAATTTTACATGACCCAGCTACTGGAAAATTGAAAATAATTGCTTGGGATTTGTGGGGGCATGGGCAAGGAGCAGAAGCAAAAGATATAGATCTTTTTTGGCCTTTAGCGCTACCGCAGCTTAATATTTTACGTTATTCAGATTTATATTTAAAAAAAAACCAATATTTATATCAGTTATTAAAAATAGAAGAAAAAGATAGAGTCACATCAAATACGTTAAGCTTTTTTAAAAAAAACATTCTACCTTTATATGCGCAAGCTAAAAATGTGCACCAGCCACTATGGTTTAAATTGAATGAGAACACTGGAATAGGAACAGCTTTAGAAATATATCGTGATGAGGTTTATGATGATTATCAAAGAGTTATGCAGTATGCTTTGGAACGTTCTAGAGTTATTAAGCATGCTTTAGAAGAAGTTAAAGTTGAAGCATCAATAGTTTCTGATCATCGTCAGCAAGACACTCTTAACCTGAATATTGCTGGAGAAGCTGCCATAGAGTGGGTGAGTATTGATAATCAAGTGGTGAAAAATAGAGTGAAGGGTGATGATATACAAAGAGTCTTTTATCCCAGAATTGAATTAAATGAATTTGAAAATTGGCATTCCTCATACAGAGCAATACGTGTTTCACAAAATCATAGTTATATTCTTAAAAAAGGCAAAGGTATTCAAAAGCTTGTTTTTAAAAATTTAGTTACAGGGCAATTTTTTGATGTACAGGTTGAGCAAAATAAAAATAACGGTTTTAATAGTAAGCAAAGTATACAATACAATGTTATTAGCATTAAAGATCCTAAACCAGATGTTTATATTGGGCCTGGTCGTGTTACTATAAAAAAAGATACAGTATTTTTACCAGGGCAAAAAGTAATTATTGTTCCTGGAACAACACTAAGCTTAGGTTCAAAAGTTAATTTTATTGTGCAGGGGGACTTTATAGCGAAGGGTACTTTTGATCAGCCTATAGTCATTAAGCCAATTGATCAAAGAGAAGCTTTTGGGGCTGTAGTTGTTCAATCTGCAAATAAGGCAGTGTTTGATTATTTTTCAATAAACGGTGGAAGTGGCGGTCAGTATAATGGAGCTTTGTATACCGGCATGTTATCTTTATACAATGTTAAAGATGTTAAATTAAAAAATTTTAGAGCTGAAAATAATACTGTTTATGACGATATGGTGAATTTTAAAAAAGTTCAGAGTTTTAAAATAGATCAAAGTATTTTTGATTCATCCTTTGCGGACGGCTTAGACTTGGATTATGCCACTGGTGTAATCGAAAAATCTACCTTTAGTAATACTGGTAATGATGGTGTAGATATGATGGGCAGTGAAGTTAAAGTTAGATCATGTGTTTTTAATGCAAATCAAGACAAAGCTATTAGTATTGGTGAAGCAAGTGTAGCTATTTTAGAAGAAAATAAATTTAAAAACACAGCACTTGCTCTAGCAGTGAAAGATTTATCTATTGTGCAAGATTCAAAATCAACTTTTTTAAATGTTGAGACTTGGGCGAAAGCATATCAAAAAAGTCAGTATTACTATCAAGGAGGGATTTTGATTACAGACATAAAAAACTCAATGTTGATTTCATCAGATCAAAAATCAAATATCATTAATCAACTGGATGCTTTAAAGGCCTCAAGAAATGTTGAAGTTCGAGTTCCAATGGAAAGACAAATAGACACTTTTAAACTGATACAAACTCGGTTTTTAAATCAGCAATGA
- a CDS encoding SDR family oxidoreductase, whose product MNNQFSDLKGKWALVLGASSGFGAAVAKSLSEAGVNIYGVHLDRKSTMPEVEKTITAIEANGAQAVFNNMNASDAQKRQEAIAQLKEVSDGQGAHIVLHSLAFGALKPFIDESALTESQMNMTMDVMANSLVYWVQDLVKAEQLAKGGRIFAMTSAGSERVWKSYGAVSAAKSALESHIRQLSLELAPMKVTANAIMAGVTDTPALRKIPGNAEMIELASQKNPYKRLTTPQDIADTVLALSLPHTHWLTGNVLGVDGGERIVE is encoded by the coding sequence ATGAACAATCAGTTTTCGGATTTAAAAGGTAAATGGGCTTTGGTTTTAGGAGCGTCTAGTGGTTTTGGAGCGGCAGTTGCAAAAAGTTTGAGTGAAGCTGGCGTAAATATTTATGGGGTGCATTTAGATCGTAAGTCTACTATGCCAGAAGTAGAAAAAACCATTACTGCGATAGAAGCCAATGGTGCACAAGCTGTTTTTAATAATATGAATGCATCTGATGCTCAAAAACGTCAAGAGGCTATTGCCCAACTTAAAGAAGTGAGTGACGGTCAAGGAGCACATATTGTTTTACACTCTTTAGCCTTTGGCGCTTTAAAGCCTTTTATTGATGAATCCGCTCTGACAGAATCACAAATGAACATGACCATGGATGTCATGGCCAATTCTTTGGTGTATTGGGTGCAAGATTTGGTTAAAGCTGAGCAATTGGCAAAAGGTGGCCGTATATTTGCTATGACCAGCGCTGGATCAGAAAGAGTTTGGAAAAGTTATGGCGCAGTCTCTGCTGCCAAGTCTGCTTTGGAATCTCATATCAGACAGCTTTCATTAGAGTTAGCGCCAATGAAAGTTACAGCCAATGCTATTATGGCCGGTGTTACCGACACTCCGGCATTAAGAAAAATTCCAGGTAATGCTGAAATGATAGAACTTGCCAGCCAGAAAAACCCTTATAAACGTTTAACAACGCCACAAGATATTGCCGATACCGTGTTAGCTTTGTCTTTACCGCATACGCATTGGCTAACAGGAAATGTTTTAGGTGTTGATGGCGGTGAGAGAATTGTCGAATAA
- the greA gene encoding transcription elongation factor GreA → MDRVPMTEEGKRNLQEELNQLKNVERPKISADIEEARGHGDLKENAEYHAAKEKQGMVEARIRFLEDQFARAEVIDVNSLSTDKVVFGLTVTLYDAEQDKEMKYRIVGDVESNLEKGDISINSPIARALIGKQEGDIALVRAPGGERELEIVSIDK, encoded by the coding sequence ATGGATCGTGTACCAATGACCGAAGAAGGTAAGAGAAACCTACAAGAAGAGCTGAATCAATTGAAAAATGTTGAAAGACCTAAAATATCTGCAGATATTGAAGAAGCGCGTGGGCATGGAGATTTAAAAGAAAATGCAGAGTACCATGCAGCCAAGGAAAAACAGGGTATGGTAGAAGCCAGAATCAGATTTTTAGAAGATCAATTTGCCCGCGCTGAAGTTATTGACGTGAACAGTCTATCCACGGATAAAGTAGTGTTTGGTTTAACCGTGACTTTGTATGATGCTGAGCAAGATAAAGAAATGAAGTACAGAATTGTTGGTGATGTAGAGTCCAATTTGGAAAAAGGTGACATTTCAATCAACTCACCGATTGCCAGAGCATTGATTGGTAAACAAGAAGGTGATATTGCACTTGTACGAGCCCCTGGGGGTGAGCGCGAGTTAGAAATTGTCAGCATTGACAAATAA
- a CDS encoding proline dehydrogenase family protein encodes MRLLAKLAKRFVAGETVEDIIEPVKALNQDNIAVSLDVLGEDIDNKVASQAFAQAYLDLLDTIKEQKLNSNVSLKLTMMGLDLEQDFCVQQVDDILAKAKQTNNFVRIDMEGSSHTSKTITVFERLFAKYGQSVGIVIQAYLHRSKQDIERLAEMGAPVRVCKGAYKEPKHIAYQNMDEVRANYKELVQILWNKHCKVAIATHDQSLIDWALAYIKEHKVDKSLYEFQVLYGLRRVTIAELAKDGHPVRVYVPFGQQWLPYFVRRLKERKENVWFVLKGLFER; translated from the coding sequence ATGAGACTTTTAGCAAAGTTAGCCAAACGTTTTGTTGCCGGAGAAACTGTAGAGGATATTATTGAACCAGTCAAAGCACTGAATCAAGATAACATTGCGGTTTCCTTGGATGTTTTAGGTGAAGACATTGATAATAAAGTTGCATCGCAAGCCTTTGCCCAAGCATACCTGGATCTTTTAGATACAATTAAAGAGCAAAAACTCAATAGTAATGTTTCCTTAAAGCTAACCATGATGGGCTTGGATTTAGAGCAAGATTTTTGTGTGCAGCAAGTGGATGATATTTTGGCCAAAGCCAAACAAACCAATAATTTTGTTCGTATTGATATGGAAGGGTCATCGCATACCTCTAAAACAATCACTGTTTTTGAGCGACTGTTTGCCAAATATGGTCAGAGTGTGGGCATTGTGATTCAAGCCTATTTGCATCGCAGTAAACAAGATATAGAACGTTTGGCTGAAATGGGTGCACCCGTAAGAGTATGCAAAGGAGCATACAAAGAGCCAAAACATATTGCTTATCAAAACATGGATGAAGTTAGAGCCAATTACAAAGAGTTGGTTCAAATTTTATGGAATAAACACTGTAAAGTGGCCATAGCAACTCATGATCAATCACTGATTGACTGGGCTTTGGCTTATATTAAAGAACATAAAGTTGATAAAAGTTTGTATGAATTTCAAGTCTTGTATGGCCTAAGGCGAGTGACAATAGCCGAGCTTGCCAAGGACGGCCATCCGGTTCGAGTCTATGTTCCGTTTGGCCAACAGTGGTTGCCGTATTTTGTCAGGCGTTTAAAAGAGCGTAAAGAAAACGTTTGGTTTGTCCTCAAAGGTCTTTTTGAACGCTAA
- a CDS encoding cob(I)yrinic acid a,c-diamide adenosyltransferase produces MKIYTKTGDSGETSLFSGGRVQKNHIRVRAYGEVDELNSLLGCTLSFCQHEETATQLTRIQSELFSLGAVLATPKKSDYVQELENSHIEALEQEIDHMQAQLSPLKNFILPGGSQCASFLHFARTVCRRAERACLDLHQETALDLWIIQYLNRLSDWLFVCARYQNHLSKISETQWQQSQAP; encoded by the coding sequence AATTTACACCAAAACCGGCGATAGCGGAGAAACCTCACTCTTTTCAGGTGGGCGCGTACAAAAAAACCATATCCGAGTACGTGCCTATGGCGAAGTCGATGAACTTAACAGTTTGCTTGGATGCACGCTAAGCTTTTGTCAACATGAAGAAACTGCAACACAACTGACCCGAATACAAAGTGAGTTGTTTTCACTGGGTGCTGTATTGGCTACACCTAAAAAAAGTGACTATGTTCAAGAGCTTGAAAACAGCCATATCGAAGCCCTTGAACAAGAAATTGATCATATGCAAGCCCAACTCTCTCCTTTAAAAAACTTTATTTTACCCGGCGGCAGTCAATGTGCTTCTTTTTTGCATTTTGCGCGGACTGTTTGCAGAAGAGCTGAACGGGCATGCTTAGATCTTCACCAAGAAACAGCCCTGGATTTATGGATCATTCAATACCTTAATCGTTTATCCGATTGGTTATTTGTCTGCGCCCGCTACCAGAACCATTTAAGCAAAATCAGTGAAACCCAATGGCAACAAAGCCAAGCACCCTAG